From the genome of Adhaeribacter pallidiroseus:
CCCAGCATGGGCGCCTGGGTAACGTACGGCTTAGGGTCCGAAAACGAAAATTTACCGGGATTTATGGTTTTGCTTTCCGGTGGCAAAGCGCCGGATGCGGGTAAAGCTGGTTTTGGCAGCGGATTTTTACCTACGGTTTACCAGGGCGTAGAATGCCGCCAAAAAGGCGAGCCGGTGTTGTACGTTTCCGACCCTGCCGGCATGAGCCGCGATTTACGCAAACAATCGATTGCGGCCATCAACGAGATTAATCAATTACACTACCAGGAGATGCAGGACCCGGAAATTATTTCCCGAATTGCCCAGTACGAAATGGCTTTCAAAATGCAGGTGTCGGTACCCGAAGTGATGGATATTTCGCGGGAGCCGGCCAGCATGCACGCTTTATACGGCACGGAGCCGGGCAAAGCTTCTTTTGCGAATAATTGTTTGCTGGCCCGCCGCCTCGTGGAACGGGGTGTTCGGTTTGTGCAATTGTTTGATTGGGGCTGGGACTCGCACGGTAACGACCCTACTAACGCCCTGGATAAAGGTTTCGGTAATTTGTGCCGCAACATCGATCAGCCGGTTTCGGCTTTGTTGCAGGATTTAAAAATGCGGGGCTTATTAGAGGAAACGCTCGTAGTATGGGGCGCCGAATTTGGCCGCACGCCCATGCAGGAAAACCGCGAAGGCAAGCAAATGGAATTTAAAGGCCGCGACCACCATACCGAAGCTTTTACCGTGTGGCTGGCGGGCGGCGGCATAAAACAAGGCTATACCCACGGTGAAACCGACGAAATTGGCTACTACGGTGTTAAAGGCCGCACCGATATATTCGACTTGCAAGCTACCATTTTGCACCAATTGGGCATGGACCACGAAAAATTAACGTACGCTTTTCAGGGTCGTAATTTCCGGCTAACCGATGTTCACGGCAAAGTAATAACTCCCATCATTGCTTGAGTTGTCCTGGTTCTTTGATTTTGGAAACTAGCCGGTAATTGAACCAAGAAAGTAGAAAATACTCTCTGTTAAATAAAAATAACTACCAGATCAAATACAGTTTGAATGGATTTGCTTCAATGGTTAACTTTTAACTGTTTACGAAAAAAGCACTGCCGGATAAAGTGGATATAAACACCAGTACTGGTGTTTAGCAGTAAGTTGGGCTAAATTGATAGAATGAATTTCAATCCTAAAGAAGAAATAAATGAGTTATTGACCCTGAACAAAGAAATTGGTTTAAGAATAGACTGTTCCGGAAACCATCTGATGATAGAAAAGCAAAGGAATTCATGGGAGTTCATTTATTGGCTGGTGCTAATTATTGGAATTCCGGCCTATTACATATTGACCGACTACTCGATTAAGGGGTTGATTATTATGATTGCTCTAGCCTTTGCATTTATATATTTAATTTATAATAGTTTACTAGCCTCCAATAGCCTAGTTTTTGATTTAGATAAAAGGATTCTTGCAATCTCGCCAAGAAAATGGATTTACAAGAAAGAGCGAAGATTGCTGTTTGATGAAATTAAAAATGTTTCCTTGGAGCAGAAATCTTTTGGAAGAGGGCAAAGACCTGGAAGAAGACTCAACATAGAAACTACCCACGGACAAATTATTTCAGCAGTAGACTTCAGAAGTGTGTCATTAGCTGAAACAGTAGAGAAGTTTCTAAAAAATAGAATATTTACTAACAGAACAACTTAGTACAATGGTTAGTATAAAAGTCAGCCTCGGCCGACGGCCTCCGCCGCCTTTTATACTAACCATTGTACGCAATCCGGAAAGTACCTAACATGCACTAAATAGAAAACTCCATAAAGTACTGATATTAAATTGTAAATAGACAATGACGCATGAATGACGCATTAAATACAATGATGAAGTTAGAATGATTTTCAGGTTAGATGTAATTTTGTTTCAAACAAGAATAAATTATGAAACAGCCACAATTAGGTAAAAAATTTTAGAGTTAAGACTTGCAAAGGGATTAACACAAAGTGAGCTCGCTGAGAAATGCAATATCGGTTTGAGAACTATTCAGCGGATTGAATTAGCCGAAGTTACTCCCAGGAGTTATACCTTGAAGTTAATTTCTGCAAGCCTGGATTATGAGGTGTTCCACGCATCTGGTAAACCTTCCTTAAAACCCACCCGGATAACTTATAAGTTCAAAATTAGACTTGAGCAGTTATACAAAACTGCTTTGAATTTATTTAGCTTAAAAACGCAGCCATTTCGGAAATCAGCAATTGTTTCTGTTCCATGTATTTCAATCATTCTATTCTTCTCACTTACCGGATTTCAAGAATATGAAGAACTAGGGCCCTATTCTATAGCTCAATTAAATCTTAAATATGTTGATTGGTTTAATGCGGGGCAAATAGATTCTATTGGATTAATGTATCAGGAAAATGCCTGCTTTATTCCTTATAATCATGTAGAGATTCATGGCAGAAAAAATATTAAAAAGTACTATCGCGCACTTTATAATTCAGGTTTCAGATTTTATAAAAATGAATCTAAAGTATTAATGGTGAAGGATTCAATTACGGTTGAAAGAGGTATTTGGCTTGCGAATAACAATATTAATTACACAGGAACTTATTTAGCTCACTGGAAACTCTCTTCTAACGGAAGATGGCACATTGAAAACAGTATGTCAAATGGCGATAATATCAAATAAACGCGAAAAAATAAGGCCAGCGTACAACACTGTGTAAAAATGCGTTGAAACGCATTCTACACCAACCTTTAATATTTCTTTAAATGACCGAACTGGAAAAATACATACAAACGTACTTTGGCGTAAGCAACCAAGACTTGACTGCTATTAGTTCGTTCTTTAAAACCATGACTCTCACTAAAGGCGACTTTTTCCTGAAAACCGGCCAGCGTTCCGATAAGTTGGGTTTTGTACAAACAGGTATTATGCGCGAGTATGTTTATCTGCAAGACAAAGAAGTAACCATATGAATATCCACCACAGGGTATTTTGTGGTAGATCTGGCGAGTTTTATTTTTAATCAACCGGCCCGGTGGAATATCCAAGCCTTAACCGATTGCGTGCTGTACGTTATTGAAACCACCGATTACCAAAACATAGGACGAATAATCCCGCATTGGACCGAGCTGGAGAAGCTTTTTATAGCCAAATGCTTTATAGTGTTGGAAGACCGCGTATTACAACACCTTTCCTTATCCGCGGAAGAACGCTACGAGCAACTTTTTAACTTTAATAAAGAATTATTTAACCAGGTACCCTTACAATACTTGGCTTCTATGTTAGGGATGACTCCGGAAACGTTTAGTCGGATAAGAAAAAAAACAGCGGCAAAAACTTCTTGATTTTTGTCAAGAGCAAACCTTGATTTTGTGCGGAACTTTACAGCGTTCATTAACCAAGAACGACAAAGTCAAAATCAATTTTATTCACCGCAAAAATCCTCCTGGTAACTGGAGGTTTGCTCTAAGCAACCAAGTAATGAAAGTCATTAACCCGAATGCACCCGTAAAATGCAGCAAATCAATAACTATCAATACCGATAGTAAAACCGTCTGGGCCATATTAACGAACATCAACCACAGGGCCAATTGGCAAAAAGAGATTAGCCAACCGAAACTTCATGGCGAACTCAAACCCGAAACAACTTTTGATTGGAAAATCAGTGGTGCCAAAATCTATTCTACTTTACACACGGTCAAGCCTAACAGTCAATTTGGTTGGATCGGCAAAACTTTTGGCATGTTTGCTATCCATAACTGGACATTAACCGAAGTAGACGGAAAAACCACGATACAAGTGGAGGAAAGTATGTCTGGTTTATTAGCTAGTCTATTCAAAAAGAACTTTAATAAAAGCTTGGAAAAAGGGATGCAACAATGGCTTTACTTACTAAAACAAGAATGTGAAAAGTAAACCAAGTAAAAAGCGGTTGCTATCCGTTTGGCTGAGTAACTAGAGTTAATGGGATTTACAATTTTAATTATACTTCTTTACCTTTCCTATTCCACTTTTACTGTAAAGTTTGAAGTATCGGTTTCCATAGTGCCATTTTCTAATAAATAAACCACTGCTTGCAGGCGGTACTCACCGGTTTTCGCAATCTTAGACGACCACATGGTCATGGTTGAATCGGGATTTGAATAAACAGTGTCTCTCGGTCTAGAATTATCGGAAAGGTTTGTAACAACACAATATTGCTTGATTTTTAATTGTTTCAAGTGAGATGCATCCGGAATAATCCAAACCTGAGAAAATGCTTTGTTTTGTTTAGCGATGATGGTTTTTTTAAATGTTGCTTGAAAAAGCCGTCCTTTTTGTTGCAAGAGGTTACCATTTATATCATATTCGCGGAAATACATTACTTTTTCCCTTAAGTCATAAAATTTAAATACTTTAATTTTGGTAGGATAAGCAGTTATCCACCATTTTCCGTCGCGTAAAAGGGCCGTTGAATCTTGAAAGCCATCATAAAACGCTATATATTCCGCAAATTTTTTACCTTTTAAATAATAGGCCTCTGATTTTTTTATTCTGCTGGGGTAATACTCCGATTGAATCCCCTGCTTGGTATCATTTACATAAGTAGATATGGCATGCAATCTTCCTTTCTCATCAAAAGTATAAACTTCTCCATTTTTCATCCCATTAACCAAGGGTGCTTTTAAACGCATGATATTAGATTTATCAAACTGAAATAAAGTATTGTCTTTTATCTCTTCTCTGAAATCGTTGTGCTTATCGGAACAAGCTAAAGGCAGCAGTATAGTAATGAGAAAAGTAAAAATTACCCCCTTCATAAAAGATGATTTTATGAGAAATTTAAAAATTAAGCTGTTTTGAATTAAGTAACAGGACAAAATTAAGTTGATAAAATCCTGAGTTTAAGCAATTGATGATTAAAGGTATAACGATCGAATAACGAACAACTAAAAACGACCAACTACTTATTTTAAAATATACTGAGTATTTCTTCTATCTGGTTAG
Proteins encoded in this window:
- a CDS encoding PH domain-containing protein, coding for MNFNPKEEINELLTLNKEIGLRIDCSGNHLMIEKQRNSWEFIYWLVLIIGIPAYYILTDYSIKGLIIMIALAFAFIYLIYNSLLASNSLVFDLDKRILAISPRKWIYKKERRLLFDEIKNVSLEQKSFGRGQRPGRRLNIETTHGQIISAVDFRSVSLAETVEKFLKNRIFTNRTT
- a CDS encoding SRPBCC family protein, translated to MKVINPNAPVKCSKSITINTDSKTVWAILTNINHRANWQKEISQPKLHGELKPETTFDWKISGAKIYSTLHTVKPNSQFGWIGKTFGMFAIHNWTLTEVDGKTTIQVEESMSGLLASLFKKNFNKSLEKGMQQWLYLLKQECEK
- a CDS encoding cyclic nucleotide-binding domain-containing protein, translating into MTELEKYIQTYFGVSNQDLTAISSFFKTMTLTKGDFFLKTGQRSDKLGFVQTGIMREYVYLQDKEVTI
- a CDS encoding toxin-antitoxin system YwqK family antitoxin — encoded protein: MKGVIFTFLITILLPLACSDKHNDFREEIKDNTLFQFDKSNIMRLKAPLVNGMKNGEVYTFDEKGRLHAISTYVNDTKQGIQSEYYPSRIKKSEAYYLKGKKFAEYIAFYDGFQDSTALLRDGKWWITAYPTKIKVFKFYDLREKVMYFREYDINGNLLQQKGRLFQATFKKTIIAKQNKAFSQVWIIPDASHLKQLKIKQYCVVTNLSDNSRPRDTVYSNPDSTMTMWSSKIAKTGEYRLQAVVYLLENGTMETDTSNFTVKVE
- a CDS encoding DUF1501 domain-containing protein — encoded protein: MNLFEEAFFRQNEYFTRRHFLQQCTTGLGAMALSSLIGCSNHNSLATPEATGGILRDLTKPFAPLAPHFAPKAKSVIFLHMAGAPSQLELFDYKPTLHQLDGQDCPPSLLAGKKFAFIKGVPKMLGPQAQFQQHGQSGAWVSEHLPHFSKMVDEVSFLKAMHTDQFNHAPAQLLMQTGNARLGRPSMGAWVTYGLGSENENLPGFMVLLSGGKAPDAGKAGFGSGFLPTVYQGVECRQKGEPVLYVSDPAGMSRDLRKQSIAAINEINQLHYQEMQDPEIISRIAQYEMAFKMQVSVPEVMDISREPASMHALYGTEPGKASFANNCLLARRLVERGVRFVQLFDWGWDSHGNDPTNALDKGFGNLCRNIDQPVSALLQDLKMRGLLEETLVVWGAEFGRTPMQENREGKQMEFKGRDHHTEAFTVWLAGGGIKQGYTHGETDEIGYYGVKGRTDIFDLQATILHQLGMDHEKLTYAFQGRNFRLTDVHGKVITPIIA
- a CDS encoding YybH family protein, which codes for MKLISASLDYEVFHASGKPSLKPTRITYKFKIRLEQLYKTALNLFSLKTQPFRKSAIVSVPCISIILFFSLTGFQEYEELGPYSIAQLNLKYVDWFNAGQIDSIGLMYQENACFIPYNHVEIHGRKNIKKYYRALYNSGFRFYKNESKVLMVKDSITVERGIWLANNNINYTGTYLAHWKLSSNGRWHIENSMSNGDNIK
- a CDS encoding Crp/Fnr family transcriptional regulator, encoding MVDLASFIFNQPARWNIQALTDCVLYVIETTDYQNIGRIIPHWTELEKLFIAKCFIVLEDRVLQHLSLSAEERYEQLFNFNKELFNQVPLQYLASMLGMTPETFSRIRKKTAAKTS